In one window of Streptomyces sp. FXJ1.172 DNA:
- a CDS encoding carboxypeptidase regulatory-like domain-containing protein, translating into MKHRIERPRGISVARVLVETLTIPAVLFLGLLFCFPMAFHQPQPHHAKLAIANPAVERTVDTALQRQHPGGFDVTAVTDAREARRAVLDRDAVAGFATKGKHAVLYVAGANGASLDQALTKGFTQLAAHNHQKLTATDVAPTVSKDGSGATLVYFGIAWNVPGYILATTLLRAVTFNRRKKLITVGGVAGLFSAVGFLVGVGLGFFPNDPTALAIAFLLTTAVATFSLGMAPFVKHFFPLAGLGLYVVLSVPSSGLVPVQLLPGFFQALHAVMPLGNAVDALRGVLYFDGAGVLKPVLVLCAWITAGTALLGLDAWHHHRMAVRRGAQDEPQDIPEPPVEDPSLETPTPTALPVHPHHFGEPLPMLEGTVYDGEQQPVRHAAVTVMDTGGRQLVRTTTNTRGEYAVTGLPEGYISVVVSHPGRDPLVHQKLLQSGVAVRADFTLHDRRNGTSVRAGAQRLDLGPARHGS; encoded by the coding sequence GTGAAGCACCGGATCGAGCGTCCCCGGGGCATATCCGTGGCCAGAGTCCTCGTCGAGACCCTCACGATCCCGGCAGTGCTCTTCCTCGGCCTGCTCTTCTGCTTCCCCATGGCCTTTCACCAGCCCCAGCCCCACCACGCCAAGCTCGCGATCGCCAATCCCGCGGTGGAACGCACCGTCGACACCGCCCTGCAGCGGCAGCATCCCGGCGGGTTCGACGTCACCGCCGTCACAGACGCCCGGGAAGCCCGCCGGGCGGTGCTGGACCGGGACGCCGTGGCCGGCTTCGCCACCAAGGGCAAACATGCCGTGCTGTACGTGGCCGGGGCCAACGGCGCGTCCCTCGATCAGGCGCTGACCAAGGGCTTCACCCAGCTCGCGGCGCACAACCACCAGAAGCTCACCGCCACGGACGTAGCCCCCACCGTCAGCAAGGACGGGTCCGGCGCGACCCTGGTCTACTTCGGGATCGCCTGGAACGTCCCCGGCTACATACTCGCCACGACCCTGCTGCGGGCGGTGACCTTCAACCGGCGCAAGAAGCTGATCACCGTTGGGGGCGTCGCCGGCCTCTTCAGCGCCGTGGGCTTCCTCGTCGGCGTGGGACTGGGTTTCTTCCCCAACGACCCCACAGCCCTGGCGATCGCCTTCCTGCTCACCACGGCCGTGGCCACGTTCTCCCTCGGCATGGCGCCCTTCGTCAAGCACTTCTTCCCCCTGGCGGGGCTGGGCCTGTACGTCGTGCTGAGCGTTCCCTCCAGCGGCCTCGTCCCCGTCCAGCTGCTGCCGGGGTTCTTCCAAGCCCTGCACGCCGTCATGCCGCTGGGCAACGCGGTCGACGCCCTGAGAGGAGTGCTGTACTTCGACGGTGCCGGGGTGCTGAAGCCGGTCCTCGTGCTGTGCGCGTGGATCACCGCGGGTACAGCACTGCTGGGCCTCGACGCCTGGCACCACCACCGCATGGCCGTACGACGGGGAGCGCAGGACGAGCCGCAGGACATTCCCGAACCGCCGGTGGAGGACCCCTCCCTGGAGACGCCCACACCCACCGCGCTACCGGTCCACCCCCACCACTTCGGCGAGCCGTTGCCGATGCTGGAGGGCACCGTCTACGACGGCGAACAGCAGCCTGTCCGCCATGCAGCGGTGACCGTCATGGACACCGGCGGCCGGCAGTTGGTGCGCACCACGACGAACACGCGCGGCGAGTACGCCGTGACCGGACTGCCCGAGGGATACATCAGCGTCGTCGTCTCGCATCCCGGCCGGGACCCCCTGGTCCACCAGAAGCTGCTGCAGTCCGGTGTGGCCGTCCGAGCCGACTTCACCCTGCACGACCGGCGCAACGGCACATCAGTCCGCGCGGGCGCTCAACGCCTCGACCTCGGACCCGCGAGACACGGATCCTGA
- a CDS encoding FMN-binding glutamate synthase family protein, with product MSSIAFTGVLAVAFGSFAATLSPWWWPAAVLCAALAGVGTYDLLQKRHSVLRNYPVLGHVRFMLESIRPELQQYFIERNYDGRPYDRDVRSLVYQRAKGLEAEQPFGTERNVYAEGYEYFESSMRPRPVPSEQPRVRIGGPDCTKPYDMSLFNVSAMSFGSLSANAILALNRGAALGGFAHDTGEGGLSEYHLRHGGDLVWEIGTGYFGCRTEDGRFDRARFAEKAAHDSVKCVSLKLSQGAKPGIGGVLPGEKVTAEIARVREVPEGRTVISPPYHEVFSTPRELIRFIAEMRELSGGKPVGFKLCVGSRREFLAVCKAMIEEGTAPDFVIVDGAEGGTGAAPLEFADHLGSPLTEGLITVHNALVGAGLRDRIRIGASGKVATGADIVKRMVQGADFTNAARAMMFAIGCIQAQSCHTNTCPAGVATQDPRRARALHVDDKSVRVQRFQSATVNSSLKIIASLGVNGPAELRPHMLRRRVDPVTVRSYAELYEWLDPGQLLIEPPESWAVDWKAADPDRFAA from the coding sequence ATTTCATCGATCGCATTTACTGGAGTCCTCGCAGTCGCATTCGGATCCTTCGCGGCGACCCTATCTCCCTGGTGGTGGCCAGCCGCCGTGCTGTGCGCGGCGTTGGCGGGCGTGGGTACCTACGATCTCCTCCAAAAGCGCCACTCGGTGCTGCGCAACTACCCTGTGCTGGGACATGTGCGCTTCATGCTGGAGTCGATTCGGCCGGAGTTGCAGCAGTATTTCATTGAGCGCAATTACGACGGCCGTCCCTACGACCGGGATGTGCGCAGTCTCGTCTATCAGCGCGCCAAGGGCTTGGAGGCGGAGCAACCGTTCGGGACCGAACGGAACGTCTACGCCGAAGGCTACGAGTACTTCGAGTCGTCGATGAGGCCACGCCCGGTGCCGTCGGAGCAGCCGAGGGTCCGCATCGGCGGTCCGGACTGCACCAAGCCCTACGACATGTCGTTGTTCAATGTCTCGGCGATGAGTTTCGGCTCGCTGTCCGCCAACGCCATCCTCGCCCTGAATCGGGGCGCTGCCCTCGGGGGCTTCGCACACGACACGGGTGAGGGCGGTCTGTCGGAATATCATCTGCGGCACGGTGGCGACCTGGTGTGGGAGATCGGTACGGGATACTTCGGCTGCCGCACCGAGGACGGCCGTTTCGACCGGGCGCGGTTCGCGGAAAAGGCTGCTCACGACAGCGTGAAGTGCGTGTCGCTGAAGCTGTCCCAGGGAGCCAAACCCGGCATCGGAGGAGTGCTGCCCGGGGAGAAGGTCACCGCCGAGATAGCCCGGGTACGCGAAGTCCCCGAGGGGCGGACCGTCATCTCGCCCCCGTACCACGAGGTTTTCAGTACCCCGCGGGAACTGATCCGATTCATCGCCGAGATGCGCGAGCTGTCCGGGGGAAAGCCGGTCGGCTTCAAGCTCTGTGTGGGCTCCCGGCGCGAGTTCCTGGCGGTGTGCAAGGCCATGATCGAGGAGGGCACCGCGCCCGATTTCGTCATCGTCGACGGAGCGGAGGGCGGCACCGGAGCCGCCCCGCTGGAGTTCGCCGACCATCTGGGCAGCCCCCTCACCGAGGGACTCATCACCGTCCACAACGCTCTTGTCGGCGCCGGCCTGCGGGACCGGATCAGGATCGGCGCCAGCGGCAAGGTGGCCACCGGAGCCGACATCGTCAAGCGCATGGTGCAGGGCGCCGACTTCACCAATGCGGCTCGCGCCATGATGTTCGCGATCGGCTGCATCCAGGCGCAGAGCTGCCACACCAACACCTGCCCCGCCGGAGTCGCCACACAAGACCCGCGTCGCGCCCGCGCGTTGCACGTCGACGACAAGTCGGTCCGGGTCCAGCGCTTCCAGTCCGCCACGGTGAACAGCTCCCTGAAGATCATCGCCTCGCTGGGCGTGAACGGACCGGCCGAGCTGCGCCCGCACATGCTGCGTCGGCGCGTGGACCCGGTCACGGTCCGCTCCTACGCGGAGCTCTATGAATGGCTGGACCCGGGGCAGTTGCTGATCGAGCCGCCGGAGTCCTGGGCGGTGGACTGGAAGGCCGCAGATCCTGATCGCTTCGCCGCTTGA
- a CDS encoding alpha/beta hydrolase family protein has protein sequence MARLVLPEGTPWAYAVFAPCFTCGKDWLAAARICRELAERGIAVLSVDFTGIGESGGDFADSTFSSDVDDLVRAADHLRENFTAPSLLIGHSLGGAAVLAAAHRIPETAAVATIGAPAEPEHVVHTFGGRREEIERNGEAEVSLGGRVFHIRREFLDDISAQPQAERIRRLRHALLVLHSPVDETVGVENAQRILDAARHPKSFVAIDGADHLLTDRADARYVATLLAAWAGRYARGSVHAGPA, from the coding sequence GTGGCGCGCCTGGTCCTGCCGGAGGGGACGCCTTGGGCGTACGCCGTATTCGCCCCCTGTTTCACATGCGGCAAGGACTGGTTGGCGGCCGCTCGGATCTGCCGGGAGCTGGCCGAACGCGGAATCGCCGTCCTCAGTGTGGACTTCACCGGCATCGGTGAGTCCGGGGGTGACTTCGCCGACAGTACATTCAGCTCCGATGTGGACGATCTCGTGCGCGCCGCCGACCACTTGCGTGAGAACTTCACGGCACCGTCGCTCCTCATCGGGCATTCGCTGGGCGGCGCAGCCGTGCTGGCCGCCGCGCACCGGATACCCGAGACGGCGGCGGTGGCCACGATCGGTGCGCCTGCGGAGCCGGAGCACGTCGTGCACACTTTCGGCGGCAGGCGGGAGGAGATCGAGCGGAACGGGGAGGCCGAGGTGAGTCTCGGAGGCCGCGTATTCCACATCCGTCGGGAGTTCCTCGACGACATCTCCGCGCAGCCTCAGGCCGAGCGCATCCGCCGACTGCGTCACGCGCTCCTGGTGTTGCACTCGCCGGTCGACGAGACGGTAGGTGTGGAGAACGCCCAGCGGATCCTCGACGCAGCACGGCACCCCAAGTCCTTTGTCGCGATCGATGGCGCCGACCATCTACTCACCGATCGTGCCGACGCCCGCTATGTCGCGACGCTGCTGGCCGCATGGGCCGGCCGTTACGCGCGCGGTTCGGTCCACGCCGGGCCGGCGTGA